The window ACTTGGGGAATGACACAGACAGTAAAGGGAGGCCCTGCCAGGCTCCCTGGGACTGTGGGAATGTCTCTGTCACTTTAGCCAGGAACCAGAACATCCCCTTCCACCATTGAGAATGGAAGACAACGTGGGCAATAAATATCAATACTTAGGTACGTTAGGGTCAGAATAGGTGACCAGGAGCACAGGCCAGAGCCAAGCCTCCAGGCTGAGCTGCATCCAGCAAACAACTTTTGTATCATGTGTGTTTATGAATTTTATCCTGGGCCGAGTGAGCAATGGACACAGCTTCCTAGCCCAACATCATTTGCACTGGGACCATAAGTCTCCTGGCCTACAGAGTGCTGGGTACAGGGActccattcacacacacatcctgcCTCACTTGCCATTCCTGAacaaaggggtggggaaggaaaactGGCTCTGAGTGGATGAGCTCTAATGTCCTCGTGCAGTTAATCTGAGGCCTCAGTGCTAGCTCTCGGGTCCTTCCCATGAGCACCAAAGTGCTgtggcaaacaggagaggagacaGCCAGTAATGGGCAGTGACATTTATTCAGGAGTTATAACACAGCGGAAACACCCCATGCCCAGAAGCACTGGCAGGCATCTCCTTCCTAGAACAGTCAGAAACTACATCAGAAGCCAGGTACGCCATGCTATATTCCTGCCTCTTTCTCCCCCCATTGAAATTAAACCTCTCACTGCACGGCCTGTGTGTGCAAAGGGTCAGTGCTGCCCCTTTTCTCCTTGTGCTAAGTACAGGCTATCTGGAGAGAGGCAGGGAATCCTCATTTGCCCCCTGGTGACAAGCACAGCTCAACTGCCCTCCCCACCAGTGGCTCTGACAGTAAATCAAACACACAGGCTTGAATCTAGTCAGCGGGTGGGGGTAGGAAGGAAGCGTGAAGCTGCTCAGTTCTGTACTCTCCAGCAGGGGTCAATgtgagcagtgcttaatttgtatgaAAGAGGTGATGGGGCTCAAGCAATGATTTACTTTCAAAACTGATGCGGCAAGTCCAGAGATGCCGGGCCTAAGAGCTGCCAAGcctagccctggcacaaattaagcactgactgTGACCCTAAAGAAGGGGAATCCTGTGGGCCTGGGGAGATTGCAGGGTGTGGATTACATCCCCTGCAGCAAGTCAGACACACAGGCGGGGGTATCTGCTTTTCTCAGGGGGGATGCAGGCGTGAGCTTCAGAAACGATATTCcaaaacagaactttaaaaacaaaGGCAACAAGTTGAGGGTGAGGAGTGGAGTCGCTGCGACGCTTTCCCCCAGAGGGCTGCCATAAACTACAGTACAAAAATAAAGATtttcaatggaaattaaaaggctGGAGTTGATTGTTGGTATCACATCCTGAGGCCTCTGGCTTGTAACAACTAgaaaacgagagagagagaaagaacaaaacaaaaggcagagagaaatcaagcatggaggagaaagggagaacagcacaaattgagaggaagaggaaaagcaaaaagtgatgagagaacagaaaagaaagagacatgaaaaaggagggagggagagaaagagggaggaaggaaaaTCCATGTCAGTAAAAGATACTGACTCAGTGTAATACTTAGGCCCCACAGCTGAGGGCAGAGAGACCCCTAAACAGAGAGCTGGAGAGAGCCTGGCAAATACCAGAGAACCAATGACTCCCTCTAATCTTAGGGGTGTGGGAAGAGGGGTTCAGGAACCTCCAATTTAGCACAAATCCTGAAAGCACTCTAAAAACAGAGAAGCAAGGCTCCTTCCTCCAGGCCTCCTCACCCCCTTCACCACCTCCACCACAGCTAGGGCAGTGAGCcaacgttctctctctctctctctgccaaaaATTGGGGTGCACTTCACAGAGAGCTGCCTAGTTTCTATTTTCACCCCCCGGAACGCTTACCCTGTCAGAATATGATGGGAAACACCCAGATGGCAAAGGCTGCTTTTAAAGGCAGGGAAATATATGGAAATCTTCATGCAAAATATTCTTTCAGCTATCAGAGGAGGATTAAACAGAAGCTGCTGGGGAAAAGTCCTGTGTGCACATATGCCAGGCAGAAATACAACactctccccagctccccctctaTCTTCTTTGCCCTGGTTCCCATCCCTCTCAATGTCTCACAGCTTTGCTCTTCCTTCTGCTGCCAGAGCCTCTAGTCCAGAACTATAAGGCCTGCTTAAAAAGTCAGACACACACAAAGAGAATCAGAAAAGCACAAAGTAAGGAAAGAATCAActactccctgcccccaccaAAGACCTACAAACCAGGACCAGGTCCATAAGAGGGGAGGAGATGAAAGTCACTCATGCAGAGCTCAGACTCACGTCTGAGAGTGCAGACAGGTACCATACCTGCAGAGGAGGAAGAGTGAGGAGCAGGAGGAGACAGGATCCTGAGCAGGGAGCACACAGGACTCCAGGAGtggaaggtgggaggggaggcaggaaccTAGGTGCATGAGGAGAGAGAGTGAGGGAagaggggagtggagggagggattcttggggaaagaactgtgtggaagggaggaagtaggagagaggTGACAAGAACCCCACGGGTGGGAAGGAGCAGGAGAGGGAATCTGGACAGGAGAAAGAATTGGCAGAATCCTGAGTAGATtaatttgctgcaaataaaaataaaaaaataaaaaattaaatataaagtaGCAGCCATGTGTAACGGATCTTCCGCCTCTACCACTGAGACGTCAGCCCCACTGCATTTCCTGCTCCCTGGAGTGGTTCCCTCAGCCCCGTTCCTAGTGCTTCCCTGACACTAGTTGTGTGGACTCTCACCAGACGGGAACAGACGGCTTTATGGttgggtttttattattattttcctcaGGGATTTGAAGCAcctttctcctctgcctcctcctcctcctgctcttcctcctctggaTCCTCCTCTGTGCTCTGCAGCCCAGCATGCAGTACAAAGGGAAGAAAGATCGGCGACATTTGCAAGACCTGCCATGGTGATTCTTGCTCATGCGCAAGGGCTCAAAGCAGCGGCCAGATTTGGGTATAGAGAGGAATGGCCTGAAGACCTTGAGGGTTCAGAGAAATTCAGGCTTCCTCTGGAACCCTGCACGGGGACTGTCCATGGGAATCAGACAGGTACGTCTCCCCACATAGAAATGCAGAGGGTTGTCAGGGACCAATGGATTTTGGTCCTTCCCAtgttgtttgtgtgtgtctgttatCTACCATGAAAGCATGCCCTAAGGGagtttctcccctccctctctggCCTGATGGTGAGGAAGGCGCCTCCCATTTCCACACACCACAATTCAGTGGAGAAAGCGTTCCTTACTCTCCAGAAAGAGAATATGGTCCTCTAGTCAGCAAATAAAGGTACCTACTGCAAAGCATTATGGGTATTCAGACACCGCTGGGTCTGATGATAGTGACACACTCAGCGTGGGTGGGAAGAGAGATGAGGAGGCAGACTGGAAAGGCATGAGAAGGACAGGGGTACCTTGTTATAGTGATTTGCCACACACACAAGGTCCTGTTCATTAGGAGGTAGCACTTCATGACTCTGAACAAAGGGATAGGCCATGACATTTCACCACCTGCTTAGCCCACcactgagggggagggaggaaacagagaagaggcTCTTATGGTGATGAAGACAAGCCATTAACAGGGACGGTGAAGTGCAGGTTGGTCTCACCTTGGCTTTGCGGCTAGGCTCAGAGCTCAGGCCATTGGGTGAGTTGTACAGCTCTTTGGAGACTACGCACAGGAACTCTGTCTGGTCCTCATTCCCATAGTTATAGGATGACCCGATATTCACCAGCTGGAAGTGaaaaaaaatggaagtcaaaGATCTCACACATGCTTCACTACATGTCCACTTCTCACTGGGAACCGGGATATGGACAATGCCCTCAGGGAGCATGGAGTCAGATACTTATGTGCTACTCCCATCAAGAAACCAGAGGGCCTGAGGAATAAACAGACGCTGTGACACAGAGAACTGGGGGTGGAGCTGCTGTAACACAAAGCACTGTAACCTCACGCAGATTCCTCCAAGCTCCCCAGAGAAGAGATGGCAGAGAGATGGGATCTACTGGCACTGTACCTGGTGAGTAAACAATACCCAGAGTGGAAGTGGTGTATTCTGGCGCCTTGGTGTTAGAGCATGTTCCCTGTCTCTCCTCTAGCACACAGCTCCTCTTCTAGCCCACACATCCTGCTCTACCTGCTCAAAGCGCCATCCATCTGACATAGTGGAAACCATCTGAGTGAGCTCTTCTTCCTGGCACTGCAGCACCCGGTACACATGCTTCGGAGGCACCTGTGAGGAGAGTGAGGCACGCTGCTGAGGAACTCTGCCTTCACGGCAGATGTTCTGGCAGGAAATTGAGCCAAGTGGTTACGTACCCTCAAAAGATTCTGAATGTTATTCTGTGACAAAAAGCTGATATACCTGTGGCAGGGATTATAAAAATAAGGGCCCTATAACCCAACTTCATATTGCCCTACCCAAAAAGGGGTGGTATGAGAGGACAAAGGTTTCTGTGGGATCACATCTCATGTGTAGCAGTAGAGCACATGGATTAAAAGGATCTACAGTGAGATGAGGAACGGTCCAGCACCCAGCATAGGCCACGCTCATTCTTACAGGAAGTTTGCATTTGTTATTGCTAATGAAAGCCATTGATATAGTGCAAGGGTTCTCAAAccgggggtcaggacccctcggggTCAGGAGGgcattacatgggggggggggtcgcaagctgtcaacctccaccccaaaccccacttcatgtccagtatttataatggtgttaaatatataaaaaaagtgtttttaatttataaagggattcacactcagaggcttgctatgtgaaagaggtcaccaggataaaagtttgagaacctctgatataGTGCCATAAATGTCCACTGTGCTCAAGTGTGGAGGCACAGTCTCTGCTTCAGGGAGTTCACAAACTAAGGCAGATAAGACAGAAAGAAACCCAAGTTCGGACATGGGATCACTGCATAAGGAAAGAGACTATGGAGAGATTACTGGTGAAGCAAAGTAGTAACTCTGCTGCAGGATTCCTGAGTGACCCTGGGGAATCCCCCCACAATCTCTCTGTGTTTGTTTCCAATCTGCAAAGTGGGGGTAATAAGCCTGTTTTTCTCCCACCCTTTCTCTTGTCTATTTTGAATGCaggctctttgggggcagggactgtctctgatcGTGTTTGTACAGGGTTTGGCACAATAGGGCTCTAATTTCAGTGTGTGTTATGGTAATGCAaataacaaacaatttttaaCTCTTATTATTCCTGGAACAAATGGTATTAAAGAGCGATCTGAAGGAAGCAATCACAACCAAAGATGGAGGAGTCATGCCTTAGAGAATTTCCCCACCACAGACATCCCCTCCGCCTCCCACAGCATTAATGCCTCAGTGACTCTCCACCGATATCCCTCTGCTTCCCACAGTGATAGTGCACTAAAAGGAACAGACTAGCTTCTTTCTGGAGTTGCAGGTGCATACAGACAAGGCACCTTCCACCagccatccccttcccacactgAAATAGCCCCTGCAGCTAATGCCCTGTCTGGAGGATCAGGATATAGCACCCTTCCAGATCAGACAAGCACAGCATCTAGTGCCACCTCTGGgacttccattttattttaactACAGTGAAAGTTTCCTGCTGGTGGAAGATTTCATGACACAGCATGTATCAGTGGAATCATCCCTGTGTATTTATGTGCCAGCAAACACCTCCCATTTATGTGACAGGGCCAGCTGGGCTGACACACCAGGAATTAAACCAGGAACCTCCAGATCTAAAAGTATTGGCTGCTATAGCTTAAGCTCTGTGGCTGGGGGCTGTAACAACTCATATCCGCTGCAGATAGGCACAGGGATCAGTAACACCCTCCCACCAATGGGTTATTTTTCCATGGCACTTCCCCATTGTCCCTCCCATATTTGACCTCTCTTCTagctctccatcccctcccctcctccccccagacaTCTCTCTCCATTTCCCCTCAGACCTGTGTTACGGTGTAGTTCTTCTCCTCCAGTCTGTCCTTGATTATTCGGATTAAAGGGCCGATGTTATAGAATTCAGCTTCTTCTAGAACCCCTAGAAACACAGAGAGTGTAAAAGACATGGGAATAAGTATTTGTTAGTCCC of the Gopherus flavomarginatus isolate rGopFla2 chromosome 1, rGopFla2.mat.asm, whole genome shotgun sequence genome contains:
- the KCTD17 gene encoding BTB/POZ domain-containing protein KCTD17 isoform X3, producing the protein MRMEGGEETQAPERVSSSWESHPPQPANSSRAKWVRLNVGGTVFLTTRQTLCREQKSFLCRLCQGEELQSDRDETGAYLIDRDPTYFGPILNFLRHGKLVLNKDMAEEGVLEEAEFYNIGPLIRIIKDRLEEKNYTVTQVPPKHVYRVLQCQEEELTQMVSTMSDGWRFEQLVNIGSSYNYGNEDQTEFLCVVSKELYNSPNGLSSEPSRKAKLLQARGLRM
- the KCTD17 gene encoding BTB/POZ domain-containing protein KCTD17 isoform X4, which codes for MDGAHRARGVLEEAEFYNIGPLIRIIKDRLEEKNYTVTQVPPKHVYRVLQCQEEELTQMVSTMSDGWRFEQLVNIGSSYNYGNEDQTEFLCVVSKELYNSPNGLSSEPSRKAKQINLLRILPILSPVQIPSPAPSHPWGSCHLSPTSSLPHSSFPKNPSLHSPLPSLSLLMHLGSCLPSHLPLLESCVLPAQDPVSSCSSLFLLCRYGTCLHSQT
- the KCTD17 gene encoding BTB/POZ domain-containing protein KCTD17 isoform X5 encodes the protein MAEEGVLEEAEFYNIGPLIRIIKDRLEEKNYTVTQVPPKHVYRVLQCQEEELTQMVSTMSDGWRFEQLVNIGSSYNYGNEDQTEFLCVVSKELYNSPNGLSSEPSRKAKQINLLRILPILSPVQIPSPAPSHPWGSCHLSPTSSLPHSSFPKNPSLHSPLPSLSLLMHLGSCLPSHLPLLESCVLPAQDPVSSCSSLFLLCRYGTCLHSQT
- the KCTD17 gene encoding BTB/POZ domain-containing protein KCTD17 isoform X2; translated protein: MRMEGGEETQAPERVSSSWESHPPQPANSSRAKWVRLNVGGTVFLTTRQTLCREQKSFLCRLCQGEELQSDRDETGAYLIDRDPTYFGPILNFLRHGKLVLNKDMAEEGVLEEAEFYNIGPLIRIIKDRLEEKNYTVTQVPPKHVYRVLQCQEEELTQMVSTMSDGWRFEQLVNIGSSYNYGNEDQTEFLCVVSKELYNSPNGLSSEPSRKAKSTEEDPEEEEQEEEEAEEKGASNP
- the KCTD17 gene encoding BTB/POZ domain-containing protein KCTD17 isoform X1, with protein sequence MRMEGGEETQAPERVSSSWESHPPQPANSSRAKWVRLNVGGTVFLTTRQTLCREQKSFLCRLCQGEELQSDRDETGAYLIDRDPTYFGPILNFLRHGKLVLNKDMAEEGVLEEAEFYNIGPLIRIIKDRLEEKNYTVTQVPPKHVYRVLQCQEEELTQMVSTMSDGWRFEQLVNIGSSYNYGNEDQTEFLCVVSKELYNSPNGLSSEPSRKAKVRPTCTSPSLLMACLHHHKSLFSVSSLPLSGGLSRW